Below is a window of Plasmodium sp. gorilla clade G2 genome assembly, chromosome: 14 DNA.
ttgcatatattaatacaatgCTATAATATCATGTCATTgtgatattattaaaaaaaaatactatttactatatatattataaacagATCATTAtagatattaaatatttaataaaaaatttattttttccttctaATGATAATTAATCAAGCttgtataattattaaaatcctctatattattattatcattattgtttGATAAGGTATAATTAGGGATGGGATTTTTagagtatatttttttcttgaatTTATCAAATTTGAGATTAAAGAAAttctgaaaaaaaaaaaaaaataaaataatataaaataaaataaaataaaaaatataattttttttttatatataatataaattatatttataatttagacaatatacatacatatatatattatatatattattatattattacatcaAATATTAGATTCTTGAAATATAAGGTAGGTATGATTAACATAGCCATTCCTAAAATGTGTTTCCAAGTTTTATTACTTTTCTTTATAATCATAttgtaaaattttataatttgaactgtaataaaataattattatattaaataaatatactttatatatttcttttatttttatttttcactTTATATATTGGTTAtacatacaatatatattatatatattatatatataacctaaaaaacaaataagaaAACCTGTTTgacttatttattttcttttcttaaatattatttttaataattattatcatattgtaAATGTAAGAAAAGAATTATccataatgtatatattttttttttttttgaaaaaataaattgaaaTTTAATATGAtctaacataatatataatatataaaaaaatatgtgtaCTTATTATacaataacaaaaaataatatatatatatatatatatatatatatatataataatatatgtatatataatctaTAAGCAATCTAATAAAAATACTATTCAATAAAATtaggtatataatatatatatatatataatataatatttcttaataaaaaatatgttttaataataaatttgaaaatatatacagaaaaatattttaagttcccttgattattatatatataaatattttcatttcttaattaaaaaaaaaaaaaaaaaaaaaaaagatattattttatattatatttatattaatatatcaaagtaatatatttaattaattaaaatgtCAATTTAACATTTATCTTgaattttcaaatatatattatatatttacatatttctcattttaatttcaagatttgttattattctgttttatttgttttattcccctttttcttttcttttctttttttttttgtatatatatgtttaaatatttataaagaatttatataaatttatagaaGTTCCCctaatatttatgaataataattatacatatatatatatatgtatatgtagtTATAATGTtttagtaatatatatatatatatattttttttaattttgtttctttcttaatttatgtatttctttatttttttctataaatggaaaataaagtgataaaaatttaaaaaaaaaaaaaaaaaaaaaatatgaattatcCAGAAGATACAACACATATGAAAAAGTGGTTTTTCAAaagtaaaaatgaaattgataatatttgtataaaaaaatacaatgaTTTTAAAGAAGAGTTTAaagattataatataaagataCCTAAATATAACGATGTAGAAAAGACTAaagtatatttttgttatcaATTGGTACATTTTTGTGAAATCAAAATGTTAAGGCCACATATTGTAGAATGtgctataatattatataatcgattttatttaaaagaaataatattagaATATGATCCAcgtatattaatatttacatgTATTGTCTTAGCTATAAAAATTGAAGGATATGGtcgtttatataaaataaatgaattttttaatgATATTGATATAAATTTAGATAAAGTATTAGAACATGAAAATATTGTTTGTTCTTCTTTAAATTttgaattaaattttttatatacgaaagaatgtatttattatttaaaaagtcaacttgaaaaatatattagtaaaaatattattaaaacagACAAAATTGATAATTCCTTAGAAAGTATTTGTAATACTATTTGTTTTAATACTTCAAAAGAttgtataaaattaattgaaAACTTTTATAccacttttatatatacacctTCACAAATAGCTTTATATTGTTTTACTAATAATGTTAAAAAGAATTTAACTATAGCAAATTCAGATATGTTCATCTTAGAATTTATTACAAACAATAATCAAATACTCtttcaaaaaatgaaaaataaaataattgaaaTGGATCAAATCTATACAAGCCATATAGAATTAAGAAATACAtttgatgatgaaaatacaaCTAGACAAATAGGTGAGACATTAGATATGtgtattgatatatatgatatgttaaaaaagaaaaaaagttcAAAGAaatcaaaaaagaaaaaactgGATAATAAGGAAGATACTGCTACTGAAGCTAGTAAGAAAGTACAagtatcataaaaaaaaaaaaaaaaaatataataaataaatataaaaattatatatattttttgcataatataatattttaattttattttttaattaatgctgcataattatatttttgaacacttcataaaatatgatatacttttatacatataaatatatatatatatatatatatatatatatatataataggagaaaattccattttttttttttttttttccccttttgatgaatttatatatatatatatatttaaatatacatatataaatatcctTACATgtcttcattattaatatttaatttaatttaattttaagatatttttttgtgattttgtaaaaaattaataacataaaaatgaatatataaacaactaatatatatcataaatgtagtaatatatttattcaaataaacaccaaaaaaaaaaaaataataaataataaaataataaaataaataatatatttatatgtaaaataattGGACATGtaattttatacataaaatattttgtatcaaaaacaattttaataataatttctttattttatgtattacTATTCTgaatttcatttatatatgaaaaaggaGCAACTAAAAAATTTGATCTATATTTCAtcttcatatttaaaaatctTAAGACATAAGTATTACTATGAAAAAATTCATTCAAATCCTTTATACTTTGACTATTCGAATAAAAAGTAATACAATAAAATCTTCCAAAATGAAAAGTACCCACTTTCGGTTTCTTTATACAAAAAGCAAACTTTCTCCATCCTAAATCATTTATACTTATTACATTTCCATtgtgtttatttattatatagttAAAATTTTTCATCAAATTTCTTACATcgtctttttttatatgcttatttaaagatatatagGATTCGTATAAgaccatttttttttttttttttttttttttttgtgtttacACTCTGATTTTATTCCTCATTAAGAAATGGACTGATCAGTAATatagatatttatatagcaaaaaaaaaaaaaaaagaaaaaaaaaaaagaaaaaagtgtTTTACGATATATGTGGAAAACaataatattcttataaattCCAGAGGAATTATATTATGCAAAAgtttttcaaaataataaaatatagatatattaaaaaaataactaAAAATGGGATACACAATTGAATATTAATTAAGTGTATTATTaagttgaaaaaaaaaaaaaaaaaagaaaaaaaatgtgacaaatatatataatatatatataaataataaatattaaaacctttaaaaataagaaattataacaaggaaatataaaatcatataaatattcaacaaaatttaaattacaaaaaaataaaaactaaaagagatatatgtaaaaaaaaaaaaaaaaaaaaaaaaaaaaaaaaaaaagtgacaaatatataaattcatatttatgtgtataaaataattatatattaaaacacAAAATTgtgtaatatatgtatagattctttttttcttaatatatatatatatatatatatatatataattaggtaaatattacataatattataattaagaatatatatattctggtaaaaaaaatatactttatttatatatatatatatatatataaatattataactaCTAATATTTTTGCCAAtttcaaacaaaaaaaaaaaaaaagaacagaAAAATGATATGGATGTAGAAAGAAATGGTTcctaattctttttatttcgaATCAGATGCTGACTgtaaataacaataaaaataaaatgagtgtaaaattaagaaaattaaacatatcatatcatcattttttttttttttttttttttttatttttctttatgaaCTTACATGAAATGGTTGCAATGTAACTTcttctatatttattaattgttTAATGAAATATTCCGCACTaacatattttgtttttttattttcacaaACAAAATCAATGAGGTTTCTGATTTTTCCATGTGGCCATTTTAAATTTAACTacaatagaaaaaaaaaataagaaaatataaatgaattaataagtaaatatattatataaaaaaaaatatagtaatatatagAGCTctgtaaatgaaaaaaaaaaaaaaagaaattatatattctgCTTACTTCTgttagtattttttttaaactatTGACATCAATGGAAGATAAGGATTTCCAAGGTATGCCATATACTTCTTCGAACAGGGACTATATTTAAAAagggaaaaatatatgtacaggatatgcatttttttttttttaatattttaatatattatattctttattattattattattcttgtttttgttttaccTGAACAGCATTTATGTCCAAAAGCTCTACCAAAATTTGTTTcacaataataatgagaaCAAAGAATTCTTCTTGATTTAAAccgtttttattatttctatcaAATACCTCCAAAAATtcctaaaaatataaaataaattaggatatatatatattatatcgtGTTTGTGTGTAAAACCAAAGCACAAAattaatattgataaaaGGGAAAtggtatataatatatttatatatatatattaccctAATATCATGTTCAGATGTTAAGTTAATTCCTTGTGATTTTAGAAATTTCAATATCTTTGATGAATCAATAATTCCtctattttcttcatctaaTCCTATCCAAATACTAAACATTTTCTCTTGTATATTGGATGGAACGGTACTTGATTTTATTAAGAGTTGTCTCCAAAATATTTCTCCTCCTTCTTTTAATGCATGTAAAGTTGACTATAAAATGGAAAaagataaatttaaaatataagttcataaatatatacatatatatatatatatatatatatatatatatatatattatatatctccTTACCTTAATTTTTATGGCATCAATAAATTCTGATATTCTCTTTATATTATCTGATCTTTCATATTCCCAAACCTAAAAAatgcaaatataaaaatatgtatatgttgtTCTCCATTTtgtgttatataaaattatatatttttcttatttttttacctGCTCCAATAACTTGGTATCTATTAAATAACCCGTTTTAGTAACCAtaacattataataaattatatattttaatatgaagaaaaagactaatatacacacacatatGGACAAACTGCCATAACTATATAGTTGAAACCATGTTATGTTATCTActcttaataaaaatatccagcaagataatataattaaaaagcAAAAACACAAGGTCtgataaatgaaaaaaaataaaaatatataataaaataaaagataaaaaagaaatacatacatacataaatatatatatatatatatatatatatatataatattttctttttattacttggaatataaaattaatcaaAGATGGACCATTTCCCCACAAAAGGAATAATTGTTCATGTTTGTTTGGGAATGTTGTTttgtagaaaaaataatttaatgcGGAGGGATATACAGactataaaaaggaaaaataagagaacaaaaaaaaaaaaaaaaatgtatgtaatatatattataatatttacaccaacttaataaatataaaatactgatttatatatatattttgcatTTCTTACCTCTTgctttaataatttataatatggaGTAACGTCTCTTTTATTCTTATCACATGTCTCaatatgatatttatttaataaatattttgatatatccCTAGGTAACAACTTGGTATCAATTCGGTACAACtaaaaagaagaataaaaaaaaaaaaaaaaaaaaaaaaaattaatttgaaaaaagtaaataaatcgttacgatatatatatatatatatagcaaatattatatatgtattccttttattttcttacaTAAACAAAAAGAGATATAAGTCCTATGATACATATAAGTGataatacatttaaaaatataacttCCGCCTTTAatcttatattataaaatggtctacataaaaatatatatatatatatttatttatttatttatattcatgtatttatttttatttttatttttttaatttgtccTTTTTTCCTAATTTGTTTACCTCAAAGAAATAcatacaaaaattaaaaatagaaTTACAGCGTTTGGTATTTTAATTAGTTTCACATTATATTTCAATAATGATGCTCTCATgtattcaaaataataatatccaTTGGGATCTAATCCAGGTATACTTATAGCATCAACATTTTCAGAAAAGTCATAtctgtataatatataaatatataaatatatatgaacattaTATAGTATGATATATctaaaggaatatatatatatatatatatatttatttatttatttatcatatatacatatatatatttacctgTGAGCTAAATACTTTGAATTCCTCACATTtcgaaagaaaaagaaataatttcGAAAACATTTTCTTTGAGATTCTTTTACTTCTTTTGCTACACTAGAAACATCAGAATTGTCTGATTCGGAAAACCATTTTAATATTGTTCTTGTCACAAAATGGATGCTTACTATGAAAATGGAATAgctttgaaaaaaaaaaaaaaaaaaaaaaaaaagtaaaataaatttaaagtaaaataatcaaaaataaatatatacataaatatacacatatattaatactcttaataatatatattactatctaataatataaaaaaaataacataacataatctttaaattttataatattattttttttttaccataTTAAAAAGTTCatggatataaataaaattttctcAAATATGACTTCTAACAAAGGTTCAACGTTATGTAGAACTCCATCTATATTTCTATGTCTTGGTAATATCTAAAAGGtagaatatatgtatatatatatatatatatgcatatattaccatatattattaaataatatatatttagcatctattttatttttttatttatttatttttttttttttttgacttACGTCGTTAAAAATAACTTCATCTAGCGCTTCAGCTATGTTAGTTTGTAGTATTCCCCATATGGTAAGAttaattattgttattagaGATATTTGTCTAAATGCTGTATTTAAAAGATCTTTTCTAAATTGATCTTTTGAATTTCTCACCTTTTTctcaataaaatatacaatgTTTTGTATAATTAAACTGAAGAATAGAGTAAATAATACTATAAATAAGAATGCgctgttttttttcttttcataatTCCATAACATTTCTTTTGCTTTTTCATCTACACTACAGAGTTCTGGTCCGAATGATTCATAATTACAATTcttaataattaatttttgatTTTCAAATGTTTCATGTATATTAGATTTTATTCCtaaaaatgatttaatatttttaactaGATCATCAACATCAAaaatttctttaatattattttttcttaaatataaatttttatttttaatagcaTTGTAGACatgttcatttatatcattttgtttattattttttttctctataTCTTTTGATATGAAACTTtgtatatgattattatcttcaatgttattatttgaattattatatgtttgttCTGATGAATTGTCATTCTtttgattataaaaattattattgtattgatgattattttgattttcattaaattgattatttgtttgtataatattatttttatcattttctacattatgattttctttatttatatgttcttttatattttgatttatattttggttgttattatatccgaaataattttttaccaaatcaatttttttataaaaatcaaTACTATTTAGTATGTTTGTAAAATTCATATTAGTATatccattattttttttttcttcattattttttgaattatatgCATATTCATGTTCATCTTTATGTTCATCTTGATGTTCATGTTCATATACattttcatattcatttGCATGTCCATACTCATTTCCATTTTTATGATCATGTTTTcttataaatttttcatGATGAGTATTATTAAattgattttttattttatctttattatataataaatcatttgtatttacattatctgtatatttgttattaatacttttattaggttgataataattttcttttggttcctcttttttatttataacattGTTCATATAggtttcttcttcttcttcttctttttcttctctttcttttttttcaaaaccTTGTGGGTTATTCCCCAAaggataaatattattaccatTTTTTACAGCTTgttgaaatttttttaatttattttcttccttttGCTTTTTTCTAATTGTTTTGTCAATCTTTTTttgaaatgataataaactTTTCAACTTGTCTAAGTTTGAGAAATCATCATTTCCTTCTAACAAAATACGATAATTCAACTTTTCATGAAGCGACACCtcattttctatttttttttcgtgAAACCTTAAAATTTTgttgaaaaaattattctcATTAATAACAAGTAAAGGATTATTTAAGAAaatctaaaaaaataaaaaataaaataaataaataaataaatatataaatatatatatatatatatatatatatatatatatatatatatatttttatttttatattttctatctAACACATAACAAAATTTGAAGATACAACATCAGCATATTCTAGATCctgttaaataaaaaaaaaatatgtatatgtgtatatatatatatatattataattatattttttattttcgtTCCTAGTTTgggattatataaaaatatttttctaacCTTATAAATATGATTGTTGTGTTTTCTTTAAATAGTAAATTACcatttattttctattataacatcaatatttaaaatttgacatgtttttttttttttttttttttttttttctataaaaaaaggaaacatatataatatttatatggacatataaatttttatcttcCCATTAGTGTTTCTTTtccataaatattatagatgttttattttgatatattctgaatatgtattaaatatgcaactttatatatatatatatatatatatatatatgtatatatatttatgataccTTTTTATTGATCCTAATgtataattcaaaaaataaaataaaataaaataataaatgaataataaaataaaaataactaaAGTATTTAAAATCTAATAAACCCTATAAATATTATCGACCATAAATATGATCATATTAAATAACTTTGtatccttttttataatatctttcTGCTGTCTtcctttctttcttttttttattttttaattctttatatatatttaaatgaataaagctttaattattaattattgtaataattttaatgtcatgtataatgtattaaaaaaattataaaatttttcgtttttttattcttgatataaaaataaaattatagtaACGGGGGAAatgagaaaataataattcaatacTTTAATGTTATTTGTA
It encodes the following:
- a CDS encoding cyclin homologue, which translates into the protein MNYPEDTTHMKKWFFKSKNEIDNICIKKYNDFKEEFKDYNIKIPKYNDVEKTKVYFCYQLVHFCEIKMLRPHIVECAIILYNRFYLKEIILEYDPRILIFTCIVLAIKIEGYGRLYKINEFFNDIDINLDKVLEHENIVCSSLNFELNFLYTKECIYYLKSQLEKYISKNIIKTDKIDNSLESICNTICFNTSKDCIKLIENFYTTFIYTPSQIALYCFTNNVKKNLTIANSDMFILEFITNNNQILFQKMKNKIIEMDQIYTSHIELRNTFDDENTTRQIGETLDMCIDIYDMLKKKKSSKKSKKKKLDNKEDTATEASKKVQVS
- a CDS encoding mitochondrial ribosomal protein S6-2 precursor, putative, translated to MVLYESYISLNKHIKKDDVRNLMKNFNYIINKHNGNVISINDLGWRKFAFCIKKPKVGTFHFGRFYCITFYSNSQSIKDLNEFFHSNTYVLRFLNMKMKYRSNFLVAPFSYINEIQNSNT